The Macadamia integrifolia cultivar HAES 741 unplaced genomic scaffold, SCU_Mint_v3 scaffold1475, whole genome shotgun sequence genome contains the following window.
ATTCTCAATTATATTTTAGACCcaattgtagtttttttttttNNNNNNNNNNNNNNNNNNNNTTGATTGACAAATTATGTTCAATGAAGCGCATGGACTACAAATAGTCCACCCagagggaagggagaggggaaTGGCCCAAAATAAGCGCCAGCCCCTGGCGTGAGAGTGCTTCCTTTGCAACACTTTAGAGTGGAATGTTTTGTGGCTGAAAGAATTCTGCTAAAGATGAAACATTattagaaaaaatagggaaatgaAAAAGAGATTACAGTGCAACTGAAGCATCAGCAAACAAAAACCACAGACAATTACAAGCCACCCACCGCctcaaaaaaaatctcaaattaaaAAGCAGCCAAGAAAAGTATATACTTGCtataatgatttttatttaatagaacaaactttattaaaaaaattaaaaaattaagaaaagtaaaaaaagaatgAGGCCTTCGAttgcaaaataatattttttttttctttttttgaaatatctaccaaatataaaataatgtcAACAATAATCATGTAAAATAAAGCTGGGGAGAGAATGTGTTATGCAAGTTTAGGAATTTGGGCATACTTGGCAAAAGTAATTCATAAAGGAATATTTCTTAATATAACCCATAGGGGAGATATTCaaaatttctcattttctcaAATGGGAATAAGTAGCAAAATTGGTGTTtggtagtatttttttttttttgctagaaatcaaaattgtattaaaatggagaataaaaaagaaataagggtacaccaagaaaaaaccaaagcaaaagaaaggaccccaccttcggcattgccatcaacagggtcctccaaagctatctacagaatctaaatcttggtttggagaaagaatcCCATCTAATCTCCTCAATAATATGAGTAGGAAATTCCTCCATGGTTCCAGATAATCCTGTTTTTGCAGCTGATTTTGCAAGGTAATCCGCAATAGGATTGgcttccctatagcaatgagaaatcttccaggATATAGAATTGAGGTAGTGCTGCAAAGAGAGCCACTCTTGCAGGGCAAACCAAGGGAGAGACTTGCCTTGAACAGAGTTGACTACTGCCACAGAgtcagattcaatccacaagtttgtaatcctttgacccattgCATGGCGGATACCATGAAGAAAAGTCATGAATTCTGCATAGTAGTTCGTACTGATGCCAAAGAAATGCTTGAAGGAGAATATAACTTTCCCATTGGAATCTCGAATGACACCCCCTCCTCCTGCTCGACCAGGGTTTCCCATGGAACTACCATCAATGTTTATCTTTGACCAGGCGAGTGGAGGCTTGCACCAAATGACTTCAAGAATGGAAGGAGGGTCGCCTGGAACTGCATGCAACCCAAGTTTCCTGCAGCAAAGAAGATCAGCAGTAGTCCGAATGACCCCTTTTAAGTTGAGATTAGACTCCTTGAGCGTTCTCAATATTTTCATGAATAGCAGAGAGGCATCCGAACTCTTACCACCATGCCGTCGatgattcctttcttgccaaatagTGTCGGTCACTATAATCAAACCAGCCGCCCAAGGATCCTTTACCGACAAAATTCTTCGCTTTCGTTTCCACCAGGATATCAAATCAGCAATGGAGGATTGATCCTtccaaagaaaaccaaaacagTTCAAGAAATTTTCCCAAAGGACCCGAGAAACACTACAATTTAAGAAGAGATGGGGCAGAGTCTCAGCATGAAGACCGCACATGATGCATTTGGAGGCTAAAGAGATGCCTTTTTTCCTAATAATATCATCAGTAGTAAGCTTCTGGTGACACAGACGCCAGCCAAAAGTTGACTGACGAGGAGAGAGGCCTTTCATCCAGACCAGCTCATGCCAAGGAACCTTTGGATTTCGGCGGCGAATATCATTCCAGGCTGAGAAAGTACTGAATTGACCAGAGGTAGAGAGGCTCCAAATACATGTATCTTTTATGTTACCTCTAGGGATATTGATAGTTGAAGCAGCgagaaaaaaatcttgaagaagagaagatgaaaccGTGGGGAAGTTCCACTCATTATTGTCAATAAAGGCCGCAACTGTCatggaggaagatgcaaacaacTCATCTCTCAAACCTGCCTTTTGTTGAAAAGATTTAGAGTCAACCCATCTATCTTTCCAGCAGTTTATGGAGACCCCATTACCCACCACCCATCGCTCTTTGCTAGAGACAAGAGACCACATTCTTCGAAGGCCTGGCCAAATGGTGGAAGATTTATACCCTTTCTTAAGCTCcccatttttcttcaaaaatcgAGCATTAATAATGCTGGACAGGGCTGATGTAGAGTGTCTTATATTCCATACCTGCTTACAGAGAAAAGCTTTATTGACATCCCTTAGACGCCTAATTCCCAGCCCTCCTTCTTGTTTAGGCTTGCAGATTGAGTCCCAACTAACTGTAACTCCTTTGGCTGTTTCAGGATCGccactccaaatgaaattcctcatccatctctccatgatGTTCAGTAAAGAGCTAGGCCACCAGTATACAGAGAAGTTGTGGGACGGCATACCAGAAATAACAGATCGAAccagctccaccctaccagccatggagaggagctttcctttccaaccagccatccttcctttaattttatccatcaccGGGAGGAGAGGTTCCCGAGTGACTctacccttgaaaatttccactcccagatattttgtagggaatttGCAGATGGAGATTCCAAGGGTATCAGAGATGAGTTGCTTTCTATCAAGAGACATATTCCCCAGAAAAAgtttacttttgttgagattgaTTTGTTGACCAGAAAACTGCTGATACTTTGTAAGGAAGTCATGGAAATGTCTGACATATTTGATGGAgccatttaaaaagaagaaaatatcgtCTGCAAAGAGGAGAAAACCTGGCATTTGGACACCACGAGGACCCTTGATGGTTTGTAGTTTCTTGTCTTGAAGCATAAGGCGGATTCCCCTACACAGGACCTCTTCGGCAAGGATAAATAAAAGAGGGGAGATGGGGTCACCCTGACGTAGGCCTCGCTCAACACCAAAGAATCCAACCGGACCTCCATTGAGCAACACTGAAATTCTGGATGTACGAAGAATTTGATGCAACCAATCAATCCAAGTATCGgggaagccaaactttttcaATACCTTGAAAAGAAAGCTCCAAGATACAGTGTCAAAGGCtttctggatatcaatttttatccccatacctccacctcttgtACACTCAAACATGAGATTAGTTAACTCTGAAGCGAGGCTGATATTAGTCTGAATAACCTTGCCCTTCTGAAAGGCGCCTTGCTCTTCTGAAATGAgcttagggaggagagaagagagtctTGTAGCCATAACCTTGGAcaaaattttacagaaaaaattttgCATGCAAATCGGCCTAAACTTGTCCAGAGAAGTCGCACCTTCCATTTTCGGGATGAGAACCAAGAAGCTATTATTGATACCTTTAGGAAGGGTTCCAGAGCTGAAGAAATTCTTCACAGCACAGcaaacatcaaaaccaatttGCTCCCAACAATGTCTGAAGAACGCACCAGAGTAACCGTCTGGGCCTGGAGAACTATCAGGGTCCAGGTCCCAAATTGCATTCTTGATCTCTTGATCATTTGGGATGGCTTCCAATCCTCTAACGTCAAGCTCGTCAAGGATATGGGGAATGCAGTCCAATAGCGATCCATGGTCAAGGGTGGGGCTGGCTTTATGGATAGCCTTATAGTACTCCTCAACATGAACAGCCAAATCATCCATGCTTGATGTAATTGTACCATCAGTTTTTTGAAGAGAGCGAATCGAGTTCTTCACCCTTCTGATTTTCGCAGATAAGTGGAAAAATCTAGAGTTTCGGTCTCCTTGAGAGAGCCATCTATTTCTTGCTTTTTCTGCCCATAGCTTTTCATGGTCAAGGAGAGCTTTCAAGTATCTGGATTTAGCATCAgcttccaaattaaaaagatggTCATCAATACCATAGTAATCTATCTGAGATTGAATTTGCTGAAGATCATCTTTTGCGGCTTTTAATTCCGCATCAAGGTTTGGGAACACTGATCTTGCCCAGCTTCTGAGAATAGGCTTGAGGCGTTTCAGCTTAAgagcaagagaaaaaataggatagCCATCCACAGGTTCACTCCAGGATTTATTGACCACATCCATAAATTCCTCATGGTCCATCCAAAATCGTTGGATGCGGAAGGGGCAATTTGCTGGTTTCATCATTGAATCCGAGGTAATGCACAGGGGGGAATGGTCAGAAGAAAACCGCTGCATCACCTCCTGGGAACAGTCATGAAAGTGGTTtatccattcttcattacaaaaagaCCTGTCCAGAATTGCCAAAACATTCCCATGCTTCCTGTTATTCGTCCAAGTAAATTTATGCCCTTGAGAAGGAACTGAAATCAGGTTGCAAGCATCCACAGCCGCATTGAACTCAGACGCAGACCCAAGATTAAAGGCGCCCGGACCCTTTTTTTCGTACGAAAAAagggaggcattgaagtcacctGTAACAAGCCAAGGAGAGGAGCCAATTGGAGTCGCTGCAAGAGCCATCCATAGCTCTCTTCTAGAAGCTCGGAAACAACTCGCATGTACAAAAGTTATGTAAATAGAATTGTTTCTCCAATTTATACACAGTGAAATAAACTGGTCAGACATGGAAATAATAGTTGGTTTGGTGAGAGACCTCTTCCAAATGACCCATAGGTTTGGGTTTTTATCAGTGCGAATATTATGAATAAAGCATGCATCATATCccagtttattaaaaaataaagaagggaaagcAGCTACCTCCACCATTGGTTCAGCTATACAAACCACATCAGGGTGCTTGTCTAGGAGAATATTGCTGAGAGTTGCACGACCAGCAGCCTTCTTCatccctctgatattccagaagAGGGCACGCATCATAAACATTTGGAAGAGGCAATACGGTCAGACTTTCTAGTCTGCTCCACAGTGAACAATtgtttacctttttttcttgaaactgTTTCCATGCCGTGGCATTGTTCCTTCTGGAGGGCAGCAGCATCAATGGCGCCAACTTCCGGGTAGTGGAGGGTGAGATGACCATTATCCATAGCACTTGAAGTAATGGAATTTATCACGTGATCACGGTGGACAGAGAGTTGACAAGAGCCAGAAATCAGAACTGGATTAGCCGCACAACCTGGAGAAACCAGAATGCCATGTTCTGTAATTGAGTTAGTCTCAGTGGTTTGGTTCACCATATTGGGCTTGTTTGACCCGTGTAAAGGAACTGAACCATCTCTGTTGCATGGGTCATCCAAACGATCTGCAATTGGATTATTCCTCAAATTGGTGTTTGGTGGTATTGTGGTATTGCTAAGTTGATGTTTTGTACGCACTAATATTGACTACATTTGGGATGAGAGGGAAACTTTTGTATTTTCAAGAACAAAACTCATGTCCTTTCTTATATTATTATAGACATTAGAGTGGAAGTTGAGAACTATTGTTGAGCTGTTTgacaaaaagggagaaaatcccTTCAGAATTGGTTCTTGGTGGAGAGGTGGGAAGTAAGACCTATCTGGTCCTCTCGGTGAGTCTACTGTACTCTCCGGTTTTTCTATGCCATGTGTACTGTAGGGTTTAGCCCATGTAGTTGGCCAAACCATCCCCTTCTTGTTTTTTAGTAGCCTTTCAGTGTCTTCATGAGATATATCCATAAGGTGCTTTTAGGGCATCCTctccttttatttatatatatatatatatatatatatagatatattgaGAATCTTGTATATATcctttatgtatatatatatatatatatatagatatattgTGAATCTTGTATATATCCTTTCTGGAGGGATTTCTAATTGTGTAAGCATATCATTGATGTAGTAGTCCCTAACCTGAGGGACAAGCAGGTAAAGAAACTCAATATTGAATATTTGAGTCGGCGACAGGACACGTCTCTGCCCAAGAATGGTTTCAGAACCTTCATCCGTGGTTGTTACTAGAAAATGGTGACGTTGAACTATGAAACTCATTGATGCTCTGGGTTGTGAGTCAGTGGAGCTTCGGTTGACATAATGTAAAGAGGGAAGCATGATTGATCTTCCTtgataaaggaagaaagatgaagaacagatcaagagagagagaagcagtttgaaaagtaaacaaagaTGCAAATAGGATGGCGACTGGCCCTTTTATTAGTGTAACAAAATGGAACcctccacagagagagagagaaatgcatTACCATTCATATTTCAAACAGGATTAGAATTGGATTTTGTTATATTGGTAACTACCCATGTGGGGAGGCAACACACGTGGGTAGAGAATCTGGACTCCTAAAATTGTGGGTGAAGTTAACAGGTTTTAAATGAAATGACTGATATACCCTTCCACGCAATA
Protein-coding sequences here:
- the LOC122063847 gene encoding uncharacterized protein LOC122063847 → MPRHGNSFKKKRGMKKAAGRATLSNILLDKHPDVVCIAEPMVEVAAFPSLFFNKLGYDACFIHNIRTDKNPNLWVIWKRSLTKPTIISMSDQFISLCINWRNNSIYITFVHASCFRASRRELWMALAATPIGSSPWLVTGDFNASLFSYEKKGPGAFNLGSASEFNAAVDACNLISVPSQGHKFTWTNNRKHGNVLAILDRSFCNEEWINHFHDCSQEVMQRFSSDHSPLCITSDSMMKPANCPFRIQRFWMDHEEFMDVVNKSWSEPVDGYPIFSLALKLKRLKPILRSWARSVFPNLDAELKAAKDDLQQIQSQIDYYGIDDHLFNLEADAKSRYLKALLDHEKLWAEKARNRWLSQGDRNSRFFHLSAKIRRVKNSIRSLQKTDGTITSSMDDLAVHVEEYYKAIHKASPTLDHGSLLDCIPHILDELDVRGLEAIPNDQEIKNAIWDLDPDSSPGPDGYSGAFFRHCWEQIGFDVCCAVKNFFSSGTLPKGINNSFLVLIPKMEGATSLDKFRPICMQNFFCKILSKVMATRLSSLLPKLISEEQGAFQKGKVIQTNISLASELTNLMFECTRGGGMGIKIDIQKAFDTVSWSFLFKVLKKFGFPDTWIDWLHQILRTSRISVLLNGGPVGFFGVERGLRQGDPISPLLFILAEEVLCRGIRLMLQDKKLQTIKGPRGVQMPGFLLFADDIFFFLNGSIKYVRHFHDFLTKYQQFSGQQINLNKSKLFLGNMSLDRKQLISDTLGISICKFPTKYLGVEIFKGRVTREPLLPRWMRNFIWSGDPETAKGVTVSWDSICKPKQEGGLGIRRLRDVNKAFLCKQVWNIRHSTSALSSIINARFLKKNGELKKGYKSSTIWPGLRRMWSLVSSKERWVVGNGVSINCWKDRWVDSKSFQQKAGLRDELFASSSMTVAAFIDNNEWNFPTVSSSLLQDFFLAASTINIPRGNIKDTCIWSLSTSGQFSTFSAWNDIRRRNPKVPWHELVWMKGLSPRQSTFGWRLCHQKLTTDDIIRKKGISLASKCIMCGLHAETLPHLFLNCSVSRVLWENFLNCFGFLWKDQSSIADLISWWKRKRRILSVKDPWAAGLIIVTDTIWQERNHRRHGGKSSDASLLFMKILRTLKESNLNLKGVIRTTADLLCCRKLGLHAVPGDPPSILEVIWCKPPLAWSKINIDGSSMGNPGRAGGGGVIRDSNGKVIFSFKHFFGISTNYYAEFMTFLHGIRHAMGQRITNLWIESDSVAVVNSVQDLDVFVDNGLVRCYVLSSNTRDAQYLFEETCKEKLIASLDFDGCLDLGEWIIVFIMGVILGTFMFGTLRQNKAILMARRLFDEML